In Nitrosophilus labii, the following proteins share a genomic window:
- the purM gene encoding phosphoribosylformylglycinamidine cyclo-ligase, which yields MMKISYKDSGVDIDAGSRLVEEIKPFVKETFNENVIGGLGGFAGAFALPAGYKNPVLLGATDGVGTKLKLAIESKIYDTVGIDLVAMCVNDLICSFAEPIFFLDYYATGKLEVDAAKEVIKGIAKGCKESECALIGGETAEMPGMYQKDDFDLAGFAVGIAEKEELQKNRGVRAGDVLIALKSSGIHSNGFSLVRKLFFEELKWSYSHDFNGKPLIEVLLEPTKIYVKTFKKVKDKVKALAHITGGGIVENLPRVLPNNVKAVIRKSQIEPLEIFEFISKYVDEEEMFRTFNMGVGMILVVSPEKVDDVLKETGGYILGELIEDEKGVDIIE from the coding sequence TTGATGAAGATAAGTTATAAAGATAGCGGCGTCGATATTGACGCAGGAAGCAGATTGGTTGAAGAGATAAAGCCTTTTGTAAAAGAGACTTTTAACGAAAACGTAATAGGCGGACTTGGAGGTTTTGCCGGAGCGTTTGCTCTACCTGCAGGATATAAAAATCCGGTATTACTTGGGGCAACGGACGGTGTAGGAACAAAACTAAAGCTTGCTATCGAGTCTAAAATCTACGATACGGTAGGTATTGATCTTGTTGCTATGTGCGTAAACGATCTTATCTGCTCTTTTGCAGAGCCTATTTTCTTTTTGGATTATTACGCAACAGGAAAGCTTGAAGTAGATGCGGCAAAAGAGGTGATCAAAGGGATAGCAAAAGGATGCAAAGAGAGTGAGTGTGCTCTAATAGGCGGTGAGACTGCCGAGATGCCGGGAATGTATCAAAAGGATGATTTTGATCTGGCAGGATTTGCCGTAGGGATAGCAGAAAAAGAGGAACTTCAAAAAAATAGGGGAGTAAGAGCGGGTGATGTTTTGATAGCTCTTAAATCGAGCGGTATTCACTCAAACGGTTTTTCTTTGGTTAGAAAACTCTTTTTTGAAGAGTTAAAGTGGAGCTATTCGCATGATTTTAACGGAAAACCTTTGATAGAAGTACTTTTAGAACCAACAAAAATATATGTCAAAACTTTTAAAAAAGTAAAAGATAAAGTAAAAGCGTTAGCGCATATAACTGGCGGCGGTATAGTAGAAAACTTGCCAAGAGTCCTTCCAAATAACGTTAAAGCCGTTATTAGAAAGAGCCAAATAGAGCCTTTGGAGATTTTTGAGTTTATCTCAAAATATGTAGATGAAGAGGAGATGTTTAGAACCTTCAATATGGGTGTCGGTATGATACTGGTGGTTTCGCCTGAAAAGGTAGATGATGTTTTAAAAGAGACGGGCGGGTATATTTTAGGTGAATTGATAGAGGATGAAAAAGGCGTTGATATCATAGAATGA